GACCATAAAGACAATAAAATAAACTTCCATATATATAGACCCAAAAATTTCCACGGCTTTTTCTTAAATGCAAAAAATATATCACTTGTTTTTATTTTTCTTCCTCTGGTACTTTCAAGGGCGCATTTAAAAGCTCCCACATTAAACATATATGCCACAAGAATATTTAATGCATATATACTCAAGAAAGCTACACTAGCTATAAAATAAGGATTTAATTCCTGTATATTCATGTTATAAATTTTTTCCGGTTCCAGTAGGCTTAGTTCATTCAGCTTTTTCATATATGGAAGCGCAAGAAAGGTAAAAGCTAATGACACAGCTCCGCATACTCCTGCTATTAATATCCAATTAAAAAATGAATTCATGTATTCTCTTAGCGACTTATTTATGTTTTCAAATATTGTCATTCCTAACTCCTTTTTTCTACTTGTTTTATACCTCCAAAAGAAAAATACCTTACTTTTATCCTGAGCAAACAGTAAAAAGTCTTATATCCTGTGAATTTTCTATTTCAGATAATAAAAAATACCCGGACAGGTATTATTTATTTTTTGAAATTTCTGAAAGCAGTATTCCGTTAGCTACTGACACATTTAATGAGTTAATTTTGCCATGCATAGGAATATTCAGTATTTTATCACAATGTTCCT
The sequence above is drawn from the Sebaldella sp. S0638 genome and encodes:
- a CDS encoding DUF975 family protein yields the protein MTIFENINKSLREYMNSFFNWILIAGVCGAVSLAFTFLALPYMKKLNELSLLEPEKIYNMNIQELNPYFIASVAFLSIYALNILVAYMFNVGAFKCALESTRGRKIKTSDIFFAFKKKPWKFLGLYIWKFILLSLWSCLFIIPGIIKYFSYSQALFLMIENPDYGINESIKESQMLMSGHKEKFFMLWFISIALMAVLVIIPLVGAGLFTFFAFPFANLLYMNFYNDITLYNQYNDDEYKDIEI